From one Mytilus edulis chromosome 1, xbMytEdul2.2, whole genome shotgun sequence genomic stretch:
- the LOC139487380 gene encoding uncharacterized protein isoform X1 has translation MEGEESTAKDSARSESEAKIKEDEIRTEKEEERKTPEIERKISPENEQNETPERSGSRQSRKDNDSPASGRKSVESRPKSSESIDRPKSTASNTSIGKTRRGKKGVAQDVTHSVTFKITVSVAVPTDDMNAASLAMSEDTVYTPSRYRLKSIKRVEDDDVPDLKELMKKKKRTFEVSKPQGYFHTEYSVLPGTSPTVTDLVLYGPLFRLFKYPDAARNERTWQEGDLTWVAWTHHQTIDINKDVLLKLFDHTLEMRVWNIKEKLKPTAKNDRLNKPIKLPSNRSGDIENRGVRAKVSKQFKNFNKLQPKKSTDLRPLPTQVSFTNLEMANKKKEEPVAVAAAKSQDDNASDKKSQKSRQGSPTPKTLMGVPSVAIEDGRNSFSRLGRLAGPDAAPGSPKRDSPKRDSPKSKQGSSGKQSRQSGSPTQRQIKSSASLGSSKGGGFVDKELTQMRPRRPKRMDAATREATEHAKQYGVCMIPIKLSRLFSELEGIGVRTVTNRLESPVPGVEDCFVTIELSDPLMAKEHIKELNPMIFKISSAKNMPDTPLSYSDLSLRCQPVYCKYKFYKQPEHISVGREHGKNLYWDDINVILAGTIEPSELRQYLNGPAFELEIHDRDRKGEECKPKPALFGDDLEDEKISNVGTVASRRTINNPFVGRNKPWDPYGVAKLDLSELLLGHQYIHLKVPIHNCAVPEILGSGDKVEGKIVGMTGAVDGPVDKPLPAGHYIQAHTMLKVKVEVAYPLVSVGYVSAKIEYPLTIECPFSRIVFMFDYKNTSMLTRLQELVVEINATALELDDMPQHVINAALSTYKLSLEQQRSRDLDIVTGFQLMDGDMHLFILEGMRERAVMSLWDSLPRPENTDVRVLYNSDYSFGERLYGPLDVDLCRVKLHEPLSIIVQQPLLYVRDMVPRPCFEALVKLYEITKLTQMKNVVRNGLFPTADMVISMSKEFGVPLTQEDFEELQPVREKTMEETEVRIEEEPNILRQTSRIWTPIDHLNKDYIDKLASPEKEKTKLDFIKENKEMIKFASDINKAENDMNKVPTVKADVKVAHNYSTHHLNSTELAKEKLRQMLAQNPDTRYTYCQDYHHSMTVVPVNVEALKKQAEVESKARWKTEKGLIYPGFRTMQESNIHPKKPGTPRRDSLREQWIENILHVGLLQPPLNRDKFPWQHRSEDLELYRRPATTFGREPVTIHLAGQKLKQEKLESFKQDYETWKSKIIVKDPRGHFHRCLPETEMNEKGQNQIDKLKGLLKEKPEKLSLKRPGFSLRDIPPLNVVLNPSVDSLSRLEGKPLLPAVPGEGNEKNKGFNPGPFEENSWVMEKNKIPVPDYEHQRFRFKKGQDFNAIHKERALLHRKDIIPLTDSERDNHLFRIPDDPKRFGALPELTLGPENPAQESRTSINQSVVDPMNSQTNMMTNSQAQLETAVQ, from the exons ATGGAAGGGGAAGAATCCACCGCAAAGGATTCAGCGAGGAGTGAAAGTGAGGCAAAGATCAAAGAAGATGAAATAAGAACAGAGAAAGAGGAAGAAAGGAAAACTcctgaaattgaaagaaaaataagtCCTGAAAATGAACAGAATGAAACACCAGAAAGATCGGGTAGCAGGCAAAGTAGAAAGGACAATGATAGTCCTGCATCAGGAAGAAAATCTGTAGAGAGTCGACCCAAAAGTTCGGAAAGTATTGATAGGCCTAAGAGTACCGCAAGTAATACATCAATTGGTAAAACGAGACGAGGGAAGAAAGGTGTGGCCCAAGATGTTACACATAGTGTCACATTTAAAATTACTGTATCTGTAGCAGTACCTACAG ATGATATGAATGCAGCATCTTTGGCTATGAGTG AAGATACAGTGTACACGCCATCTAGATACCGCCTAAAATCAATCAAAAGAG tTGAGGATGATGATGTTCCAGATCTGAAAGAATTAATGAAGAAAAAGAAACGAACTTTTGAAGTCTCCAAACCGCAAGGTTATTTCCATACAGAGTATTCTGTACTTCCTGGAACATCGCCAACGGTTACAGATCTGGTATTGTATGGACCATTGTTTAGACTCTTCAAATATCCAGATGCTGCAAGAAATGAAAGAACTTGGCAGGAAGGAGACCTTACTTGGGTGGCATGGACCCATCA tCAAACtattgatataaataaagatgtattgttaAAGTTATTTGACCATACCCTGGAAATGCGTGTGTGGAACATCAAGGAGAAACTGAAACCTACAGCTAAAAATGATAGACTTAACAAACCTATCAAATTGCCTTCCAATAGATCAG ggGATATAGAGAACAGAGGAGTAAGGGCTAAAGTATCAAAACAGTTCAAGAATTTTAACAAATTACAGCCAAAGAAATCAACAGATTTACGTCCTTTGCCTACACAGGTGTCCTTTACCAATTTAGAAATGGCAAACAAGAAAAAAGAAG aacCAGTAGCAGTAGCAGCTGCCAAGTCTCAGGATGATAATGCATCTGATAAAAAATCTCAGAAGTCTCGTCAAGGTTCTCCTACTCCTAAGACATTGATGGGTGTTCCAAGCGTAGCTATAGAAGATGGAAG gaatTCCTTCAGTAGATTAGGTCGATTAGCTGGACCTGACGCTGCACCAGGATCTCCCAAAAGGGATTCCCCAAAAAGAGATTCTCCCAAGAGTAAACAAGGAAGTTCAGGAAAACAAAGTCGACAGTCAGGATCACCAACTCAGAGACAAATCAAGTCATCAGCATCTTTgg GTTCAAGTAAAGGTGGTGGATTTGTAGATAAGGAACTGACCCAGATGAGACCAAGACGTCCAAAACGTATGGATGCAGCAACAAGGGAGGCAACTGAACATGCCAAGCAATATGGCGTGTGCATGATACCAATCAAATTATCCAGATTATTTTCAG AGCTTGAGGGCATTG GAGTGAGGACAGTCACAAACAGATTAGAGAGCCCTGTACCTGGAGTAGAAGATTGTTTTGTAACTATAGAACTTAGTGATCCCTTGATGGCAAAAGAACACATAAAAGAACTTAATCCtatgatatttaaaatatcttcAGCTAAAAATATGCCAGATACACCATTATCATATAGTGATCTTAGCTTAAG atgccagcctgtatattgtaaatataagtTCTACAAACAGCCAGAACATATCAGTGTAGGCAGAGAACATGGAAAAAATCTCTATTGGGATGACATAAATGTTATTTTAGCAG GTACAATAGAGCCTTCAGAATTACGGCAATATCTGAATGGACCAGCTTTTGAATTAGAAATACATGATCGTGATAGGAAAGGGGAGGAGTGTAAACCAAAACCAGCATTGTTTGGTGATGACCTTGAGGATGAAAAGATCAGTAATGTTGGCACTGTAGCAA GTCGGAGGACAATAAATAACCCATTTGTAGGTAGAAACAAACCATGGGATCCATATGGTGTTGCCAAGTTAGATTTATCAGAGCTTTTACTAGGGCATCAgtatatacatttaaaagttCCCATACATAATTGTGCAGTGCCTGAAATCTTAGGAAGTGGCGATAAAGTAGAAGGAAAGATCGTTGGAATGACTGGAGCTGTTGATGGACCAG TTGATAAACCATTACCAGCAGGACATTACATTCAAGCACATACCATGCTAAAGGTCAAAGTTGAAGTGGCCTATCCTTTGGTCAGTGTAGGTTATGTGTCAGCCAAAATTGAATACCCACTTACAATAGAG tgtCCCTTCAGTAGGATAGTATTTATGTTTGACTACAAGAACACCAGCATGTTAACCAGGTTACAAGAACTTGTTGTGGAGATCAATGCCACAGCTCTAGAACTAGACGACATGCCTCAACATGTAATAAATGCTGCATTGTCAACTTATAAACTTTCACT AGAACAACAAAGAAGTAGAGATTTAGATATAGTAACAGGTTTCCAGCTTATGGATGGAGACATGCATCTGTTTATACTAGAGGGAATGAGAGAAAGGGCTGTGATGTCACTATGGGACTCCCTTCCTAGACCAGAAAATACAG atgTTCGTGTATTATATAACTCTGACTATAGTTTTGGTGAAAGATTATATGGACCGTTGGATGTTGATCTTTGTAGAGTTAAGCTTCATGAACCCCTGTCTATAATAGTCCAGCAACCGTTATTGTATGTCAGAGACATGGTGCCTAGACCATGTTTTGAAGCTCTAGTCAAATTGTATGAG ATAACAAAGTTAACTCAGATGAAAAATGTTGTGAGGAATGGATTGTTTCCAACAGCTGATATGGTAATATCTATGAGTAAAGAGTTTGGTGTTCCTTTAACACAGGAGGACTTTGAAG AATTACAGCCAGTCAGAGAAAAGACAATGGAGGAAACAGAAGTCAGAATTGAAGAAGAACCAAACATACTGAGGCAGACGTCACGAATCTGGACTCCTATTGACCACTTGAACAAAGATTATATAGACAAATTGGCGTCACcagaaaaagaaaagacaaaattaGATTTTATTAAGGAAAATAAG gAAATGATTAAGTTTGCCAGTGATATCAACAAAGCTGAGAATGACATGAATAAAGTTCCTACAGTTAAAGCTGATGTCAAGGTGGCACATAATTATAGCACACATCATCTCAATTCAACAGAACTTGCTAAAGAAAAGCTCAGACAAATGTTGGCTCAG AACCCTGACACAAGATATACATACTGCCAAGACTATCATCACTCTATGACAGTAGTACCAGTTAATGTGGAAGCTCTGAAGAAACAAGCAGAGGTGGAGTCAAAGGCTCGATGGAAGACGGAGAAAGGATTGATTTATCCTGGTTTCAGAACAATGCAGGAGAGTAACATACATCCAAAGAAACCAGGAACACCAAGAAGGGACTCTCTACGAGAG caaTGGATTGAAAACATACTTCACGTTGGATTGCTACAACCACCACTTAATAGAGACAAGTTCCCATGGCAACACAGATCAGAAGACCTTGAACTTTATAGGAGACCAGCTACAACATTTGGTAGGGAACCAGTTACAATTCATCTGGCAGGACAAAAACTTAAACAAGAAAAATTAGAAAGTTTTAAACAAGACTATGAAACTTGGAAATCTAAAATAATTGTGAAAGATCCAAGGGGACATTTTCATAGATGTTTACCAGAAACAGAAATGAACGAGAAAGGCCAGAATCAAATCGATAAATTGAAAggtttattaaaagaaaaaccaGAAAAATTAAGTTTGAAGCGACCAGGTTTTTCCTTGAGAGATATACCACCTTTAAATGTTGTTCTCAATCCAAGTGTAGACTCTTTATCCAGACTGGAAGGCAAGCCTTTATTACCTGCTGTTCCAGGAGAAGGAaatgagaaaaacaaaggatTCAATCCAGGACCCTTTGAGGAAAACAGCTGGGTGATggaaaagaataaaataccagtACCAGACTATGAACATCAAAGATTCAGGTTCAAGAAAGGACAGGACTTTAA TGCAATACATAAAGAAAGGGCATTACTTCACAGAAAAGATATCATCCCTTTGACAGATTCTGAGAGAGATAATCATTTGTTTAGGATACCTGACGATCCAAAAAGATTTGGAGCACTGCCAGAATTGACATTGGGACCAGAGAACCCTGCCCAGGAATCAAGAACATCAATTAACCAGTCAGTTGTAGACCCGATGAACTCACAAACGAATATGATGACTAACAGTCAAGCACAATTAGAAACTGCTGTTCAGTAG
- the LOC139487380 gene encoding uncharacterized protein isoform X3, with amino-acid sequence MEGEESTAKDSARSESEAKIKEDEIRTEKEEERKTPEIERKISPENEQNETPERSGSRQSRKDNDSPASGRKSVESRPKSSESIDRPKSTASNTSIGKTRRGKKGVAQDVTHSVTFKITVSVAVPTDDMNAASLAMSEDTVYTPSRYRLKSIKRVEDDDVPDLKELMKKKKRTFEVSKPQGYFHTEYSVLPGTSPTVTDLVLYGPLFRLFKYPDAARNERTWQEGDLTWVAWTHHQTIDINKDVLLKLFDHTLEMRVWNIKEKLKPTAKNDRLNKPIKLPSNRSGDIENRGVRAKVSKQFKNFNKLQPKKSTDLRPLPTQVSFTNLEMANKKKEEPVAVAAAKSQDDNASDKKSQKSRQGSPTPKTLMGVPSVAIEDGRNSFSRLGRLAGPDAAPGSPKRDSPKRDSPKSKQGSSGKQSRQSGSPTQRQIKSSASLGSSKGGGFVDKELTQMRPRRPKRMDAATREATEHAKQYGVCMIPIKLSRLFSGVRTVTNRLESPVPGVEDCFVTIELSDPLMAKEHIKELNPMIFKISSAKNMPDTPLSYSDLSLRCQPVYCKYKFYKQPEHISVGREHGKNLYWDDINVILAGTIEPSELRQYLNGPAFELEIHDRDRKGEECKPKPALFGDDLEDEKISNVGTVASRRTINNPFVGRNKPWDPYGVAKLDLSELLLGHQYIHLKVPIHNCAVPEILGSGDKVEGKIVGMTGAVDGPVDKPLPAGHYIQAHTMLKVKVEVAYPLVSVGYVSAKIEYPLTIECPFSRIVFMFDYKNTSMLTRLQELVVEINATALELDDMPQHVINAALSTYKLSLEQQRSRDLDIVTGFQLMDGDMHLFILEGMRERAVMSLWDSLPRPENTDVRVLYNSDYSFGERLYGPLDVDLCRVKLHEPLSIIVQQPLLYVRDMVPRPCFEALVKLYEITKLTQMKNVVRNGLFPTADMVISMSKEFGVPLTQEDFEELQPVREKTMEETEVRIEEEPNILRQTSRIWTPIDHLNKDYIDKLASPEKEKTKLDFIKENKEMIKFASDINKAENDMNKVPTVKADVKVAHNYSTHHLNSTELAKEKLRQMLAQNPDTRYTYCQDYHHSMTVVPVNVEALKKQAEVESKARWKTEKGLIYPGFRTMQESNIHPKKPGTPRRDSLREQWIENILHVGLLQPPLNRDKFPWQHRSEDLELYRRPATTFGREPVTIHLAGQKLKQEKLESFKQDYETWKSKIIVKDPRGHFHRCLPETEMNEKGQNQIDKLKGLLKEKPEKLSLKRPGFSLRDIPPLNVVLNPSVDSLSRLEGKPLLPAVPGEGNEKNKGFNPGPFEENSWVMEKNKIPVPDYEHQRFRFKKGQDFNAIHKERALLHRKDIIPLTDSERDNHLFRIPDDPKRFGALPELTLGPENPAQESRTSINQSVVDPMNSQTNMMTNSQAQLETAVQ; translated from the exons ATGGAAGGGGAAGAATCCACCGCAAAGGATTCAGCGAGGAGTGAAAGTGAGGCAAAGATCAAAGAAGATGAAATAAGAACAGAGAAAGAGGAAGAAAGGAAAACTcctgaaattgaaagaaaaataagtCCTGAAAATGAACAGAATGAAACACCAGAAAGATCGGGTAGCAGGCAAAGTAGAAAGGACAATGATAGTCCTGCATCAGGAAGAAAATCTGTAGAGAGTCGACCCAAAAGTTCGGAAAGTATTGATAGGCCTAAGAGTACCGCAAGTAATACATCAATTGGTAAAACGAGACGAGGGAAGAAAGGTGTGGCCCAAGATGTTACACATAGTGTCACATTTAAAATTACTGTATCTGTAGCAGTACCTACAG ATGATATGAATGCAGCATCTTTGGCTATGAGTG AAGATACAGTGTACACGCCATCTAGATACCGCCTAAAATCAATCAAAAGAG tTGAGGATGATGATGTTCCAGATCTGAAAGAATTAATGAAGAAAAAGAAACGAACTTTTGAAGTCTCCAAACCGCAAGGTTATTTCCATACAGAGTATTCTGTACTTCCTGGAACATCGCCAACGGTTACAGATCTGGTATTGTATGGACCATTGTTTAGACTCTTCAAATATCCAGATGCTGCAAGAAATGAAAGAACTTGGCAGGAAGGAGACCTTACTTGGGTGGCATGGACCCATCA tCAAACtattgatataaataaagatgtattgttaAAGTTATTTGACCATACCCTGGAAATGCGTGTGTGGAACATCAAGGAGAAACTGAAACCTACAGCTAAAAATGATAGACTTAACAAACCTATCAAATTGCCTTCCAATAGATCAG ggGATATAGAGAACAGAGGAGTAAGGGCTAAAGTATCAAAACAGTTCAAGAATTTTAACAAATTACAGCCAAAGAAATCAACAGATTTACGTCCTTTGCCTACACAGGTGTCCTTTACCAATTTAGAAATGGCAAACAAGAAAAAAGAAG aacCAGTAGCAGTAGCAGCTGCCAAGTCTCAGGATGATAATGCATCTGATAAAAAATCTCAGAAGTCTCGTCAAGGTTCTCCTACTCCTAAGACATTGATGGGTGTTCCAAGCGTAGCTATAGAAGATGGAAG gaatTCCTTCAGTAGATTAGGTCGATTAGCTGGACCTGACGCTGCACCAGGATCTCCCAAAAGGGATTCCCCAAAAAGAGATTCTCCCAAGAGTAAACAAGGAAGTTCAGGAAAACAAAGTCGACAGTCAGGATCACCAACTCAGAGACAAATCAAGTCATCAGCATCTTTgg GTTCAAGTAAAGGTGGTGGATTTGTAGATAAGGAACTGACCCAGATGAGACCAAGACGTCCAAAACGTATGGATGCAGCAACAAGGGAGGCAACTGAACATGCCAAGCAATATGGCGTGTGCATGATACCAATCAAATTATCCAGATTATTTTCAG GAGTGAGGACAGTCACAAACAGATTAGAGAGCCCTGTACCTGGAGTAGAAGATTGTTTTGTAACTATAGAACTTAGTGATCCCTTGATGGCAAAAGAACACATAAAAGAACTTAATCCtatgatatttaaaatatcttcAGCTAAAAATATGCCAGATACACCATTATCATATAGTGATCTTAGCTTAAG atgccagcctgtatattgtaaatataagtTCTACAAACAGCCAGAACATATCAGTGTAGGCAGAGAACATGGAAAAAATCTCTATTGGGATGACATAAATGTTATTTTAGCAG GTACAATAGAGCCTTCAGAATTACGGCAATATCTGAATGGACCAGCTTTTGAATTAGAAATACATGATCGTGATAGGAAAGGGGAGGAGTGTAAACCAAAACCAGCATTGTTTGGTGATGACCTTGAGGATGAAAAGATCAGTAATGTTGGCACTGTAGCAA GTCGGAGGACAATAAATAACCCATTTGTAGGTAGAAACAAACCATGGGATCCATATGGTGTTGCCAAGTTAGATTTATCAGAGCTTTTACTAGGGCATCAgtatatacatttaaaagttCCCATACATAATTGTGCAGTGCCTGAAATCTTAGGAAGTGGCGATAAAGTAGAAGGAAAGATCGTTGGAATGACTGGAGCTGTTGATGGACCAG TTGATAAACCATTACCAGCAGGACATTACATTCAAGCACATACCATGCTAAAGGTCAAAGTTGAAGTGGCCTATCCTTTGGTCAGTGTAGGTTATGTGTCAGCCAAAATTGAATACCCACTTACAATAGAG tgtCCCTTCAGTAGGATAGTATTTATGTTTGACTACAAGAACACCAGCATGTTAACCAGGTTACAAGAACTTGTTGTGGAGATCAATGCCACAGCTCTAGAACTAGACGACATGCCTCAACATGTAATAAATGCTGCATTGTCAACTTATAAACTTTCACT AGAACAACAAAGAAGTAGAGATTTAGATATAGTAACAGGTTTCCAGCTTATGGATGGAGACATGCATCTGTTTATACTAGAGGGAATGAGAGAAAGGGCTGTGATGTCACTATGGGACTCCCTTCCTAGACCAGAAAATACAG atgTTCGTGTATTATATAACTCTGACTATAGTTTTGGTGAAAGATTATATGGACCGTTGGATGTTGATCTTTGTAGAGTTAAGCTTCATGAACCCCTGTCTATAATAGTCCAGCAACCGTTATTGTATGTCAGAGACATGGTGCCTAGACCATGTTTTGAAGCTCTAGTCAAATTGTATGAG ATAACAAAGTTAACTCAGATGAAAAATGTTGTGAGGAATGGATTGTTTCCAACAGCTGATATGGTAATATCTATGAGTAAAGAGTTTGGTGTTCCTTTAACACAGGAGGACTTTGAAG AATTACAGCCAGTCAGAGAAAAGACAATGGAGGAAACAGAAGTCAGAATTGAAGAAGAACCAAACATACTGAGGCAGACGTCACGAATCTGGACTCCTATTGACCACTTGAACAAAGATTATATAGACAAATTGGCGTCACcagaaaaagaaaagacaaaattaGATTTTATTAAGGAAAATAAG gAAATGATTAAGTTTGCCAGTGATATCAACAAAGCTGAGAATGACATGAATAAAGTTCCTACAGTTAAAGCTGATGTCAAGGTGGCACATAATTATAGCACACATCATCTCAATTCAACAGAACTTGCTAAAGAAAAGCTCAGACAAATGTTGGCTCAG AACCCTGACACAAGATATACATACTGCCAAGACTATCATCACTCTATGACAGTAGTACCAGTTAATGTGGAAGCTCTGAAGAAACAAGCAGAGGTGGAGTCAAAGGCTCGATGGAAGACGGAGAAAGGATTGATTTATCCTGGTTTCAGAACAATGCAGGAGAGTAACATACATCCAAAGAAACCAGGAACACCAAGAAGGGACTCTCTACGAGAG caaTGGATTGAAAACATACTTCACGTTGGATTGCTACAACCACCACTTAATAGAGACAAGTTCCCATGGCAACACAGATCAGAAGACCTTGAACTTTATAGGAGACCAGCTACAACATTTGGTAGGGAACCAGTTACAATTCATCTGGCAGGACAAAAACTTAAACAAGAAAAATTAGAAAGTTTTAAACAAGACTATGAAACTTGGAAATCTAAAATAATTGTGAAAGATCCAAGGGGACATTTTCATAGATGTTTACCAGAAACAGAAATGAACGAGAAAGGCCAGAATCAAATCGATAAATTGAAAggtttattaaaagaaaaaccaGAAAAATTAAGTTTGAAGCGACCAGGTTTTTCCTTGAGAGATATACCACCTTTAAATGTTGTTCTCAATCCAAGTGTAGACTCTTTATCCAGACTGGAAGGCAAGCCTTTATTACCTGCTGTTCCAGGAGAAGGAaatgagaaaaacaaaggatTCAATCCAGGACCCTTTGAGGAAAACAGCTGGGTGATggaaaagaataaaataccagtACCAGACTATGAACATCAAAGATTCAGGTTCAAGAAAGGACAGGACTTTAA TGCAATACATAAAGAAAGGGCATTACTTCACAGAAAAGATATCATCCCTTTGACAGATTCTGAGAGAGATAATCATTTGTTTAGGATACCTGACGATCCAAAAAGATTTGGAGCACTGCCAGAATTGACATTGGGACCAGAGAACCCTGCCCAGGAATCAAGAACATCAATTAACCAGTCAGTTGTAGACCCGATGAACTCACAAACGAATATGATGACTAACAGTCAAGCACAATTAGAAACTGCTGTTCAGTAG